ttgaagAATTTGGAGGTAGCGAGGCCTTCTCAGCCTTTTTACTTTCTTCGGATATTGATGTTGGatatgaataattcaaataaaatgaaGATTAAGCTTAAGACATGTTGGTTGCATTTCAGGTAGAAGGGAAGACAATTAAGGCCCAAATATGGGATACGGCTGGTCAAGAGAGGTATCGAGCCATTACAAGTGCTTACTATAGAGGTGCAGTTGGGGCATTGTTGGTTTACGATATAACTAAAAGGCAAACCTTCGACAATGTCCTAAGATGGTTACGTGAACTAAGAGACCATGCTGATTCAAACATCGTCATTATGATGGCCGGAAATAAGTCCGATCTCAACCATCTTCGAGCGGTCTCAACGGAAGATGCTGAAGGCTTGGCCGAGAAAGAAGGTCTTTCATTCCTCGAAACATCCGCACTAGAAGCTTTCAATGTCGAGAAGGCATTTCAGACAATCTTGTTGGATATTTATCAGATAATAAGAAAAAAAGCGTTGGCAGCACAAGAAGCGGGTTCCACCACTGGTGTTCCTCATGGAACCACCATTAAAGTCTCCAATCTGCAAGATAATGGAACCAAGAATGCTTGTTGTTCCACCTAAAATGTGGGTTTTAAGGGGACACAACAGGTGATGCAAATGTTGTATTGGCAGCCGAAACGTTCTGTTTCATTTGGGACAGACAAGGAAAAGCACTTTGTTATATAACCATCTTAAGACAATGCAGGTAACAGGTTTTTGATTCAGAAGAACCACAGATTATGATGAATAGAACTAGGAAGTTAGCAGTCTTATATGATATGGTTTTGAACCCAGAAAGGGTTTTGACAGGGAATtatttgagggttttttttttcctttttttttcaggCAAAGAAAGGCAAAACCTTGCTTATgcttgaaatttctttttaaacttgaaataaatgttgttaattatatTCATGTTGTATACTAACCTTCGTTTTGTGAACATTATAGTTACCCAATTAATTAACGCAATTAtcttcaaaaatataattttaaaagaatctctttacaattttacaattttttttctaatttttatttttagcatcataatttttgaaaatatataaacaacTTTACAAACGTACCTAaacttttaaaagataataaatttgtaatattatgaatatgatttatattttaattatgagaaacaaaatatataattaattattcaaaaatttaatatatatattatacagtTAGATTTGAATTCAtatcaataaaatataaattttatcactaaattttatttttatataatatttatattttagttttaatatgcacattttattagattcaaattaaacattttattatttattattctatattataaaaaacataaattttacataaatacaCTTGTAatagattttttaatatttttttataaaattgaaacccatgattaaaaaaaaatcctatgTGATAACCTAATAATACTGACAGTCTTGAAATTTTGGCTAGTGTCACATAACGAATACATACTACAACTAATTGAACATATAGTCATTTTATTGCGGCATTTGATGTTTTTTGAATATAGTGGCATTTTGATAAAGAGTTAAGTGTATGAATTCACAACATCTTCCTTTCAATCTAAAAGTACATGAATTCAAGGCATGTTCCTTCTATCAAATATCTTTCAATTaactggaatttttttttttgcaaaaatgtaTTTAGTGGAATTTAAAAATGTGGTGCTTCTTAACCTAAATGAAACAACAAATTTAGGAGGGTTTGGAATATCGGTCAATTTGTTGCCAATTTTTTTTATAGGATCTAAAGATTTTTAggtttagttattttttttatagattgtaGAGTTTTATATTACATCAAAGTTTATTTAAGagatcatatatttatttatccatttaattaGAATTTTAGTTACAtaagatttgtaaaataaatatgtaattagttttagaaaattttaatttcttgttcaattattaatataatttgacCATATATTAAATTGTTAGTGCTAAACTTTATTATGTAAGTGCCTATATAATGAAAGTTTGGCTAGTTAAATTAGgaagatttgaataaatttgaagTTTTTCCTTTAACTTTGTGTCCCTACCCCGTCTTGGACATGTTGCACTATGAGAAGCAGCCAAAAAGGCTCCCACCGATGGCCTCCGGTCTTATCATGTCCAAATTGTTATTCAAGAACCAACCACATGCTTGCTTCGTATCACTCAAGGGAAGATCATCCATCCTAAGCCGTCCGTTGATAGCGAGGAGCCCTCTTACGCCACCTGCTATTAGTGGTTGCACCCTCTTCAAGAGGGAACCAACTAGGGACCACAAGGTGTAATAACCTCTTGCCACCTCAGCAAAGGGAATGTTAGAGTTGTACATGATAGGAAACCTTGTCTTGAGATTGCCGGTGACATGATGTAACTAAACATGAGACTCCCTGATTGGGTGGAAGATTGATTTGCCACAAATTGATATGGCAAATTTGGCTTTTCTAACGTAC
The sequence above is drawn from the Gossypium hirsutum isolate 1008001.06 chromosome A05, Gossypium_hirsutum_v2.1, whole genome shotgun sequence genome and encodes:
- the LOC107961151 gene encoding ras-related protein Rab11C isoform X2, producing the protein MVEGKTIKAQIWDTAGQERYRAITSAYYRGAVGALLVYDITKRQTFDNVLRWLRELRDHADSNIVIMMAGNKSDLNHLRAVSTEDAEGLAEKEGLSFLETSALEAFNVEKAFQTILLDIYQIIRKKALAAQEAGSTTGVPHGTTIKVSNLQDNGTKNACCST
- the LOC107961151 gene encoding ras-related protein Rab11C isoform X1, which translates into the protein MAYKVDHEYDYLFKIVLIGDSSVGKSNILSRFTRNEFFLESKSTIGVEFATRTLQVEGKTIKAQIWDTAGQERYRAITSAYYRGAVGALLVYDITKRQTFDNVLRWLRELRDHADSNIVIMMAGNKSDLNHLRAVSTEDAEGLAEKEGLSFLETSALEAFNVEKAFQTILLDIYQIIRKKALAAQEAGSTTGVPHGTTIKVSNLQDNGTKNACCST